In the Diospyros lotus cultivar Yz01 chromosome 13, ASM1463336v1, whole genome shotgun sequence genome, gttttttcttttgttctcaTTTATTGTCTAATTCAGGCATTAAAATCAATCCTATGCCCCTTCTCATGATCTATAAACTAAACCAACATTTaagataaaatatgaatattgaaGCTTCTAAAACATAGATACACTAAATTTGTAGAAATTCTTTGCCCATGGATAAAGAAAactgtttcaacattaaaaacAACGAAAACTAGAACAAAATTACagtacaacaacaaaaataacatatcaagccGTTGTCCCACTATATGGGGTTGGGTATGCGAATTCTAGTTCGCCAATCATTTCAATCTATAGCCTTATCTTCTCCGAATGCAATGTTAAGTAATAGAACAAAAAATATAGTAATGATTCTGAAATTGCTGTCGAACATTGCCTATTGGTTCTAAACCTGATTCATAACTAGAAATTTCCCTTGTCCTTGCTAATCAGGGATAAAACTCAAGAAATTAGAATTGTTCTTCATGTGATTTAACATAAAATGAAACTGGAGAGTAGAATATTTGTGAGGTAATATTATGTCTCATGATTGGAGCATTATTCCTTTCATGGTATATTGGCCAGCATTTGTGTTGAGAAATAATACATGAACCACCTGGAAGcgattttccttcaaatccaGATTCAACCATTTTCTTATCAACCATCAATTTTGATGTACTGTTGACACACATTTGGTGCCACAGAGCTTGGTGAgcatcatatatttttataaattttaaagtagTACTTCCATCTATTAGGGAAGCtgtttccttctcttcttcttcctcatcgtCTTCTTTGGGTTTTTCTATTCACCCCTTTGGTTGGTTGTTTATGtcattatttgtaaatattctTCAACACTGAAAGCATGATGTAATTCACatattcatttttccttttattgAGTGAATTCAGGAGACGAACTTGATGATGCTGCCAgcaaatttctagaattttctttaaTCGCTAGTTATAACCCCTGTAGATGATTCCCATTTTTAACAAACCGTTAGCTGCAAGGTGCAACTAATTTGGCTtgtttaaagattttttttttctattttgtggGAAATTGATGTGATTCATATGTTCACTGAGGCCATTGACATTTCTGTAATCCTGTTTAATTTCATAGCACTCAATTCATGATCATAGTTATAGACTTCCTCTAATGTGACTTAGATGCATACCTTGCCATTTTCTTGTGCTGGAGGGACCACATTGTTAGGGCCATTGACATTTTTTTAAGCctttttaatttgataccaTTCAGCTTTTTGTTCTCAAGTAATGACTTCCTGCAATGGTGAGATTACTTCTATGAGAATAGAgttgttcttgttttctctttttgcATCTGATACCTTACGTGAATGGAACTCAGGTTTGGGGGAAATGATGCCTGGACAGTTGTGGGAAACAACATTAGATCCTGAGAGAAGATTGCTAAAGCAATTAGTGATTGAGGATGCAGCAGAAGCCAATGTTGTATTCTCCTCTCTTATGGGCACCCGGGTAAGAGAATAGGCATATATCTGGCTTTGGAGTTTGTTCATGATTCTGAAGCTGCTTGATTTAATGCTTTCAGATCACTACTTTTTGTAGGCTTGCAACTACGACTAGTGACAATTAGACTACATTTATAATAAAACTAAACGCACAACCCCTATTTGGTGGACGGTGtcaatttttcttgtttgctaaataactttcaatttttaatgatgctgaAACTACCTCGAAAAGTTGAACAACTTTTTCTTCGGTGTTATTCAAGGACAAGCGAAATGGCATGAAACCACCTTTGCTCTCTTTCAAGCAATCACCTCATCCACCGTTCACTTTCCTCCTTAGTCCGTAATTCCATAACCCTTTCATATTACGCAAGTACATGGTGTGTACCACTTTTTAGTATGTGTATTGTAGCGCTTTCCTCTTTAGTAGGATGCACGAATTCCAGATTTTGATTACAGGAGTAGATGCGTAGTATGTCTGACATTTTAAAATGTGTGTAGACATCTGGGTGATCTGGTTCGACTGTGGAAAATTGTCAGATAGTACTCTTGTCATCGTTTGAAACTGGCAGAAATTTGTGTCAATTTACGCAACCAACTGTAGTAGAATGACTTGGTTGTTTGTGCCTTTTGATTTCTGTTTTCACTGGGCAGCGCAAACTGAAAGAGCGTAGAATTGAGATTAGTTTACATTCTTCTGGGCAGCTGGGCTTCTGAACTTAATGTCAAATCCATCTTTCTTATTGCTGCAATTACTACTGTTTTCAGGTGGACGTGAGGAAGGAGCTTATACAGAACGCTGCAGGCATGATCAATGTTCGGCATTTGGATATATGAAAGGTATCATCAATGTACTCGGGAGAATTAACTTCAAAATTGTATTTTACATGCGGATCAGTTGTTACTTTTCCTCTCCAGGAGGCAATCAAATATAGACATATGTTAGCTATATCTATTCTTTAGTGCAGTCCAATTCCTTTTGAAGTTTAGTGTACATTTTAATGCCTATTCATAGTTGATGAGTTGTGAAAGTTATATAGTCGATCTGAATGGGACTAAGATATGGATTGTCATAAAAGTTAATTTATATGTTGTAACATTATGATTTTTCGCTGTTAATATGAATCTGTTTGATATAATATAATGCAACATATCAagcttttatttaattatgggAGCATGAACTCTACCTTGCCAATTAGATTAGAATTCACATTGTTTAATTAGACAAATTTTACATTAACTGTTGACAGTTAGAGCTTGGAATTGTTGACATGCGGAGTTGCTAAATATAGGCATATTAGTAAAATGACTAAAGCCTTTAACGTTATTATTGAAGACATTTAGAATTGtatcattttgttattttgaaataaattcattttaatcTTATGGTTGGTTGCAAGTTTTGCAGCTGTTTAGGGGTTGTTTGGATGTTTGGTTTGTAATGTTAGGTCTCAAAGATGGCCTGAAAAAACAATGATTTGAGTACCTAAAGTATGGGATAAATATTTCAACTCCAAAATTGAAACTGTGCTTTGCAACCCTTTTGGCTATTGCACTTGAAATTTTGTTTGGTAGAATAAGCATAATTGTATTTGGTTAATATTTGGAGCCAAGTAAGCTAATGCATATCCaaattgattttggttttaagttATTTATTCAGTATTTTCTTATCCTTGTGAAggtccagaaaaaaaaaaaaaattgatcctTGTATTTGTTTGAGGGCAAATGATTTTTCCCTTTTCAAATAGCTAAAGCTTTTAGGATAGTGGTgaagtaaaaatatttacacCCAAGAAAGGTCCAAAGAACCTTGTTATTACTAAAAAGGAGAAGATAGGCTTACATATTTAGATATGAACTATTGAAGCACAAAAGAGTATACATCATGGGAtcaatttagtaattttttttaggcCCATTTGAGAGTCTAGattcttaaaatattatatgaaaattcacataataaaaaattaaaatttattctcttAGACATAAGTGGGTCTGAGGTCAAATCAAAGACAATTATATCTCACTAATTTCACAAGAATAGTAGTAGATGAAATTTTACGAcaattttgttttcccttctacATTCTTAATTTCTGTACGTCTCGATAAAAGAAAATGTCACGTTTAAATTACGAGATAGAGTTAATATATAGTCTTAAGTGAATTACatctaataatataataatttctttgAACATATTTCCTTTTTGCAAGATGTCAACTCAGTTGAGTTGTGGTCTTTAAACTTAAAAGAAGGTTTTGACAAGCTTTTGTATCTTATATTGGCAATGATCCTTACATCCAATTTCAAAGAGTAACTCAACTCATGTTAAAGAGTGGGAAGAACTTTGATTTGATATCTTATAAGCACTAAGTAGAGGCTATTTCTTGGGGCCACCGTCTAGGTGAAATCTGACCTAATTTATGTGTCAGAGAGTCAAGTATACACGGAAGATTCTTAAGAGCCAAacaacaacccccccccccccccccccccccccccctcctccaCACACAAAATGACCAGAAATGTAAGGATGAGAAAAGGCAATTCAGGAGGAAGATTTTGGTCACAAATAATCATCCATTCGAACTCTACTTGAACATCTGCAAATAATGCTTTAAAGTGAGAGTTTGTTTACCATATATGAGTAGAACTAAAACACTggcaagaaaggaaaaaaaaaaaaatgtgttaaaGGGGCTGCAACTCAAAAATGTAACCTACCATAGCCGACtagatttgagagagagagagatttaaacccgcaaaaaagaaaagaattccAACATTAACTTTattaagaaaaagagagaacaaaaacgCTTAAGTGTCAGGTCAACTTTACGACACATATCTGTTATGTGACACTAGGCAGAATTATTGGGTCCGTAGCTCAAATCTGAGATAATCAACATTAGGCACATATTCTGCATAAGACGAGCAACTTTGGAACTTTAGCAGCATCTTATGAGCCTTGGTATAATAGCGCCAAAGAATTCATTAAGATAGATACCAGATAAACTAAAAAACTGAAAGATAGCAAGGATATGACTCTGACTGACACCTAAACATCTTGCCACACTAAAGACTatcaaattgattttcttttctttttttatggaAGAGAAATGGAGTTGAACATATTCAAGAAAGCAATTTAATCAGAAGGTCCATATGACTGTTAACTTCACAAAAGCTCTCAACTCAAGTGGCCTTATTCGATAAGCCACTAGTTCTGTAATTCCATCTTTATTAGCTAAACATGTGTGGATGAAAACAGTATACAGATAATAGGATGAGTAAAGACATGAAACAGGGATTTAGGCTACTCTCTTCCATATAAACTACTAATTATACCAAAGGTGTTGCTCAAAAATCTATTGAATTCATCTTTACAGGTACTAAAAGCTAGCACTGGAGAACAATTCAACGTAAAGGGTTTATACATAATATCAACACCCCACCTGGTGGGAGTAAGGCCTGTTATTGCTGTATAAATAGACATAACATAAATGAATTACATCAAACATTTCAGCAGCAAAGTGCCAAAACAGGGCTACTTTACTTGAAACTgacattaaataaatgattcaCAAAAATGTAGCCAAAACTTAAGAACATTTGGTGCATACACAAAACCTGCCAAAGCAAAGAGTAACATTTTTGAACTGCAAATGCAGGTTTATTTTCCTTTAGACCATTCGTGTGTGTACATAACGGCATCTCAACAAAAAAGTCGCATGCAGGAGGACATTCCTGTTGTTTGTTTGTTAGTGAAGACCCAAAAGCAAACACACCGTGAAAGAGTTGAAATATATGCCCTCAAACACCAATTTCACAACTTTAACAATCTAACATTACCACCAAATAAACAATGTTAACACCAACTAAAATGACCATGTCTATCTGTGCGATGGTTCCATTTGGGGATGGTCTCCTATCTGTGCGATGGTTCCATTTGGGGATGGTCTCCAAGAAAGGGAGACTAGCCTCTGCTGATGCGTATCCTGTCTATAAGGGACTCTCTTTGTCAATCGGAGGGGTTGGTGGAGGCTGCCATTCAACTGCTATCTAGCTGGGCACAGGGAGGCACTATCTTATCAAGTGCCTACGAGTTTTTTCGTCCGAAAGGGGTTAAGAAGATATGGGTCGGTGACGTTTGGAATGCGTCTATTACCCCTAAGCATGCCTTTGCGCTGTGGCTTAGTGTTAAATCCAAGCTGTTAACAAAGGATAATTTGCAATTTTTGGACATCGACAGAGGTTGCGGTCTTTGTGGTTCTTGCGACAGTCGCATCAGCATGTTTTCTTCCGGTGTTCAGTGATTTGGGGGCATATTAAAGCTTGGCTTGATATCCGTAGATCTATATCTTCGATTGTTAGCACCTTAAAATGGCTTAAAAAAGAGGCTTGTGTGTCTTCTTGGCAGAGTAAGGCCAAGAAAATTGTGCTTGTTAGTGCGGTCTACTTTTTTTGACAGTTAGGAATCGTCATATTTTTTAAGGTTAAAGTCCATTCATGAATAGTTTCATTAAGAGGATtaaaacacatatatacatggTTATTTTTGCTTTGTATCCTCGTGTTATAACTCACTATGAGACCCTTGTTATGGCTCATTAGTTTTGGTCATTTCCTTTGTATTGCCTGAGGATGCCCAATGTATTTGTATAgttcattttgatttatatatttaatttattgataaaaaaaaatgaacacagAACCATATGTTTTactagaaaagagaaagaagatgaacaatAAAGGGGagggaggggagagagaggagcaTTCACCAATTTTGGTTCACATACTCAGGCATGGCGATCTTGGTTCATTTTCAGATTCTTGGTTGTAAACAAACAAAATTCTAACCTCTACGAATTTCACATATTGTCTTCATTGCAGATAGGtaaaacataaagtaaaagtAAACAAAACCTGGAAGGGAAGGGGCAGTAATTCAATACTTGCCTTGGTACGCCACAGCCAGGAGATCTGCTACATCAAGAATGCAATCTACCATGGTAGATGAATAGCTAAAAGAACCACTGGGGGGGTACAAATTGCAAGCagttgaaaaatagaaataagcaAATCAATTTAACGCCCCCCAGAATACAcccaccaaaacaaaaaataattcatttaatCACATGAGCTCTCATCACACTAGCTCTTGCTTTTTTTTGCAGGGTAGAATGTCCACCCCAGCCAAGGCAAACTCAGGCTCAAATAATGCACCTGGGTCCTAGTCTAATAACACATTGTCATGAGGTTTACATCTCAAAAACAAATCTCTTTTAGATGTGCTTGATCCAAAACTTCAAATACCTTGTAATACTCCATCTCAAGTCAATATAGAAAATCAATTTCCAGATATCATTAACTCAGGATGGATATATATTGGAAATATTTTCCCATTTTGTTGGAGAAAAACATGTATCGAACAAAGAAAGATTGAGTAGTAAAAAGGAGGAAGGATGAGGAGATCCAAATAATTCTCTATCAGAAATCAACCTAAAAGCTCTTATTCTTATCAAGTTTAAAAGAGATCCTAATAAGTTGTATTTATACATCTGATTCCACTTGAAAGATACAACTGGACCGGATGCCTTCTCACAGTCTCAGGGCACGAAATTACCTCCACAAGCTGATTCTCCTGACCACGTGTAAAAGAGGGGGGGACGTAAGTCAACCTGTCAAAGTGATGCTATTTTTTCCCATGCATCAATGTTTTAAGTACAATCTAGGATTTTGTCAACAACTACTTAGAATATTGTTTCAGATGGGACTGAAGACAAAAATGATTGAATTAATGATCAATGAGACAATCTAAGCTCGGACTAAAACTGTGCCAATTACAAATGTTCAATAAAATTCCTCATTCTGCAGTGAAGGATTACACACGTGGTGGATCCAAAAATCACACGACTCACATTCAAACGCTATGTAAGAGGAGTTTGGGAAGGGTTTGCCACAGCGGCTGCAAGGAGTTTCATCCTTCCCCTTGGGCTTGTGGACACAACTGAGAAGGTGGCAGTGATCATCCACTTTGAAGCGTCGTCCAAACTTGACATTCAAATAACGTTCAATAGGATAGATGCACGTCGGATGCAAAGATTGGTCACAGTCAACACAATGATAGAACCAACACATTGAATCAATATCGTCCTCGCAGATTGCACAGTAATACTCATCTGGCTGGCCTTTGATGGGATCATAAGTAAGAGCAAATGGATGTTTGTCATATCTATGCCCAATGGTAAATGGAAGCAAAGCGCACCCAATGCACAGCTTGAAATGGCAAGCTTCACAGACAAAAGCATAGTCAGAGACAATGTCTATGAGACTTGCTTCGCATGTATCGCAGCCTTCTGAACGTGCTCTCCTCAAGGCAAGAGTGTGGTCGTGAGCTTGGTGCTTGATTACTCGAGGAAGTGAAGCACACTTGACATCAAGGTAGAATCTACAAGCAGAGCAGCCAAAGACGAACCCGTTGCTGAACAACCCACAGCAGCCACACTTGTGGAGATGAAGATCGTGAGAGTGATATGTGATCAAGAGAAGTGGGTGCTCTGGGTGAGATATGTGTTGCAGTTCATTGGGTAAATCAGCGCACCACTCGTGAAGAGAGAAGTTGCATTGAATGCAATGATAGAATGGGGATGAGATGGTCTGTCCACAGCCATTGCATACTTGGTCATCCTTAGCCTCATCAATTTGCTTGCTGAGAAAAATTAGGGGGTGGTCTTCACTACAATGGCTGATCTTGCCAGCTTCTGTGTATCTTCCATGTAATCTAATGTTCTTAATCAATTGGCTTATTACATCAGTAGATTCATCCGGCACGGGGAAGGTGATCGGATTAATCTCTTCTTTAGAATCCCTGAAACCACAATGTGAGAAGAGAATGTAAATACCATCAAATAACATAAAGAGTTCCAGAAGGGTAAAATGCTCACTTGGGCATCTCAAGTGTAGGTTTTGGCGACTCTAAATCAGCAGAATTAGGGTCAAGTTCTTCATCAGAGTCTGTTTCGCTATCCCTGGATGCACGAAAACAAGATGAAACTTTAAACACTAAAGGAAAGGAAATTTTCACGCACATATACAGGAGAAAAGGGCCTACTTCTTGGAATTTCCAGACTCCAATGGCACGCAATCTACGTGGACGAAATACTGGCATTCCGAACAACAATAAACCCAAAACACTCTGTTCAGTTCCTCACTGCAGATTTCACAGTAAGCCCCGTATTTATATGGAATAGAATAGATGAGAGTGAGGGGGTGACGGTGGCGACGGAGATTGATACTGGTTGGAACAGAAGCACAATCTTGGTTGACCCAGAAGCCACAGGTGGTGCAGAGATACGATTCGCCCTCATGGGTTCGACCACAAGCGTCGCACAAGAACCGGGTGGGCTTGTGGATGGGAATCAACTGGTGTGCGTGGCTCTCGTGCTCGACCATGCGCCGAATACGGAGCGTAATCGAGGCGCAGGGCAGGTCGAGATTAAAGTCGCAGTTGGAACAGCGATAGATGAATGCGTTGCAGAGCGATTCGCAGAGTTCGCATCTGGTGGTCCAATGGCTGGTGGGGGGATTGAGGAAGAGGGAGAGGGGGTGTTTGGGATGAGAGGGATGCGTCATTTCTCGGGGGAATTCAGAGCACCATTTGTGGAGGAAGAAGCTGCACTTGCGGCAGGAATAGGAAGGGCCGGAGATTGGTCGCCGGCAGCCGTTGCAGAGAACTTTGAGGCCGCCGTCATGGTGTTCTTGGGTGAGAATCAATGGATGATCATGGCTGAAATGGAGTAGCTCCATTTTCCTCTCTGCGTTATTTTTCAACCCATTTTCCAAGATGTTGGGGAAACAgatcaaattttgataataaattagttttggTGGTTGAGAAATTTgcaataaattatatacatggtttttaaatgatttttaaataatttaacaaatcattataaattatcaCATTACATTCTAAGATAAAATTTACATGAGCAAAACTCGCTATTAGTATTAGCAAGTTTTTAAAGCTTGGTACTtagtcaaattttgaaaatatttaacttagacagttgagaaattttttaaatattataaatttttaaaattatttaacccAATACATAtacttttcaaataatttaataaattattataaattatcatATTACGTTCTAAGATAAAATTTACGCGAGCAAAACTCGCTACTAATATTAGCAAGTTTCTAGAGTTTGATACTTAGCTAAATTTTGTTCCTATActtattatattatctttaaacaatttctatatttaaaaaactttcaactattttgaatttattactcttataacggagttctttataatttatttgtcaaATAAAATTGTCTTAAGAATTATCTATCAGTAATAGCAAGTTATACTCGTGTAAATTTTACACTAAAACCATCTTTTTATTGTAGagtcaagaaaaaaaaaatagtaatcaAGTAAAAGTATATAAATCTTGAATtgaaaatgttaaaagaaagaGTTGTAGGAAAGAGGAGAGAATTTGAGGGAACATAGAAGTTGGAGAAGAATTGAATTAGCTTTGAATTGAGGTTTTTGTATTTATAAGTTGGATttgaagcttttttttttttcttttttttgttgagttggatcttagttttgattttaacccgttgaattgaattttattttggctctAACTTCATGAATCTCATCTTCAtgtcaataatatttatatttaaaattttatattttttattaaaaaataaattattatacaaacttttatttgtaaatattatagTCTAAATCATtacattaaaagataattaattttattttcaaaacaaatcatAGAATGTGCCTAAACAAGAAGGCACAAATGATAGTGGAAGTAATTTATCCCCCATTTGATGGgtaaaaattgatcaaaattataaaattattttttattagaaaaataaaaaattggtaTATAATAATTTCATGTATGAAAGtgattttttacttaaaataaaaattattttaagtaattacttaaaataaagaaattattttttcattatttggtataaaataatttcatgttcaaaattttattttttacttaaaataaaaataaaatgtgttacttaaaaaattggattatttCCGGTCCAATGTAATTCCAATCCAAAGAGCATGTGGTGGGGGCATATCCCACTAGATATTCCGAATCAGTTCAAGAAATGGAAATCTTAAGTTGCATCAAAATTCGACCAAACCCATCAATCAAGATGTTTGATTTTCTGAAACCACCCATTTCAATTAAGGCCAACTCCATGGTAATGCTTCCAAGCTCTTGACGTGGGTAAGTCTCTCTTATAAACAAGCCTTCACAACCCATTTCAATTCTGCTTTTTCTTGTTTCGACTGGGATGAATTTCACTTGTATCCAAATACACACCAGAAGTTCAAAACCGTCAATCTACGATAACGTTTTTACCTTTTCCATCGAGTCCCAGAAATGTGGAAATGGGCACTGTTTTGGGTTGCTTCTTTCCATGCGTTTGACTACTTCAATTGATTGTGCAGAAGTAATTTTTCATGCCCATTAAATTGATACAAGAAAAGTATTcggcaaatatatatatatatatatatgaatgtattTTGAAGCAAATATTTGAGATCTTTGTTCATGTTTATCTTTACTGTTTATGGTATGGAATCTATGCTCAGAAATGGTCTTCTTTTGATGAACAGGCACTGTTCGATTAGGTCTAAATGGGTTTTTCTCtgtgaaaatatgaaattgggaGCATTCTCTTTGAGCTTGCATAGCTATTAGTTTGGATTGCAGAAGATTAGGCTGGATTTCCTagtcaataataaaaattaatgtgcATAAAATGCCAAAATACTGGAAAAAGAGTCTGTTAGAATTTGATCCAGTGGCGTTTCAGAGCTGGAAAGGGGCCTATTTCTGAATGATGAAAGAGGCCTTATCCTAAATGCTAAACACTTTAGTAACATGGTCACCTTTCTGCAAAGCTCAACTCTTTGCTGGAGAAAGAAGATTGCGTGCTCATATAAATGGGCTGCTACTGTTTAATTAGGACATTTCCTTGTTAAAGTAATCAATTTTAACTATTCAAAAGGCTTCAGATTACAATCCACATGTAAGACCTAAATAACATTACTCGATTCACAATATGGCTCGCATCCAACCTTATCTCTGTGTCATAGAAGATGGATCGCTCTGGAATATGGAATGGGAACTTGGTATGCCAAAGAATTCATTAAGATAGATACCAGAT is a window encoding:
- the LOC127788494 gene encoding uncharacterized protein LOC127788494 isoform X1, with the protein product MELLHFSHDHPLILTQEHHDGGLKVLCNGCRRPISGPSYSCRKCSFFLHKWCSEFPREMTHPSHPKHPLSLFLNPPTSHWTTRCELCESLCNAFIYRCSNCDFNLDLPCASITLRIRRMVEHESHAHQLIPIHKPTRFLCDACGRTHEGESYLCTTCGFWVNQDCASVPTSINLRRHRHPLTLIYSIPYKYGAYCEICSEELNRVFWVYCCSECQYFVHVDCVPLESGNSKKDSETDSDEELDPNSADLESPKPTLEMPKDSKEEINPITFPVPDESTDVISQLIKNIRLHGRYTEAGKISHCSEDHPLIFLSKQIDEAKDDQVCNGCGQTISSPFYHCIQCNFSLHEWCADLPNELQHISHPEHPLLLITYHSHDLHLHKCGCCGLFSNGFVFGCSACRFYLDVKCASLPRVIKHQAHDHTLALRRARSEGCDTCEASLIDIVSDYAFVCEACHFKLCIGCALLPFTIGHRYDKHPFALTYDPIKGQPDEYYCAICEDDIDSMCWFYHCVDCDQSLHPTCIYPIERYLNVKFGRRFKVDDHCHLLSCVHKPKGKDETPCSRCGKPFPNSSYIAFECESCDFWIHHVCNPSLQNEEFY
- the LOC127788494 gene encoding uncharacterized protein LOC127788494 isoform X2 — translated: MELLHFSHDHPLILTQEHHDGGLKVLCNGCRRPISGPSYSCRKCSFFLHKWCSEFPREMTHPSHPKHPLSLFLNPPTSHWTTRCELCESLCNAFIYRCSNCDFNLDLPCASITLRIRRMVEHESHAHQLIPIHKPTRFLCDACGRTHEGESYLCTTCGFWVNQDCASVPTSINLRRHRHPLTLIYSIPYKYGAYCEICSEELNRVFWVYCCSECQYFVHVDCVPLESGNSKKDSETDSDEELDPNSADLESPKPTLEMPKDSKEEINPITFPVPDESTDVISQLIKNIRLHGRYTEAGKISHCSEDHPLIFLSKQIDEAKDDQVCNGCGQTISSPFYHCIQCNFSLHEWCADLPNELQHISHPEHPLLLITYHSHDLHLHKCGCCGLFSNGFVFGCSACRFYLDVKCASLPRVIKHQAHDHTLALRRARSEGCDTCEASLIDIVSDYAFVCEACHFKLCIGCALLPFTIGHRYDKHPFALTYDPIKGQPDEYYCAICEDDIDSMCWFYHCVDCDQSLHPTCIYPIERYLNVKFGRRFKVDDHCHLLSCVHKPKGKDETPCSRCGKPFPNSSYIAFECESCDFWIHHVCNPSLQNEEFY